The window CCACGGCCAAGGTCAGTGGCAAGAAAAGGTGATGGTCAACGACCGCATTGCCGACAGCATTTTTCAACAGATCCAAACCCGCCCCGATGAGTACTCCATTCTGGCTACCCTGAACTTGAATGGGGACTATCTCTCAGATGCAGCAGCTGCCATTGTCGGTGGCCTGGGGATGGGACCAGGTGCTAACATTGGCGATCGCTGTGCCATTTTTGAAGCCACCCACGGCACCGCCCCCAAACACGCGGGGTTAGATCGGATCAACCCAGGTTCAGTGATTCTCTCCGGGGTCATGATGCTGGAGTTTATGGGCTGGCAGGAAGCAGCGGATCTAATCAAACAAGGGATTGCTCGCGCCATTTCCCATCGGGAAGTTACCTATGACTTGGCTCGGTTAATGGCCCCTCCCGTGGAACCGCCCCTCAAATGTTCTGAGTTTGCCGATGCCATCATTCGGCATTTTCAAGCCTAGTCTTTAAATTGCAGTTAACCACCGTAGATTGCCCAGACTATCTCGTGATCTCGGCGGCAACTCCTACAGAATCAACGATGCATCTGCCATTCCGATCAAACCAGCCGATGGATACTGCATCCATGGGTAGGGGTTAGGATCTGGCAGCGGAATTGATCTGAGTCACGGACAGGCAGCGACCTCTTGATTCTACTAGCGCTTGGTGTTAAGTTTTTTCTGCTGTTTGCCACGACCCAAGCGTCAGTTCCCATGGGCCTCAAAAAACAATTTCTATTGGCTTGTTGGTGTTTATTCCAATTTCCATCGCAGCTGAGATCCTGGAGTGGGGATCCTTAGCAGTTATGATCACGTCCGCCTTGGCAATTATTCCCCTCGCAATTTGGCTGAGCACAGCTACCGAAGAAATTGCCCTGGTAACGGGGCCATCGATTGGTGGCTTGCTGAACGCCGTCTTTGGCAATGCAACAGAATTGATCATTTCCCTGGTAGCGCTGAATGCTGGGCTGATCGATATTGTCAAGGCCAGCATTACGGGGACGATTATTAGTAACCTGCTCCTGGCCATGGGGCTGTCGATGTTCCTCGGGGGGCTTCGCTATAAAGAGCAAGACTTTCAGCCTGTAGTTGCCAGGGTGAATGGTTCTACCATGACCCTAGCGGTAATTGCCATGCTATTGCCGACAATGGTACTCAGTAACTCTCCGGGAGCTGAGTCCGCGACCAAAGAGCTGTCCGTAACGGTTTCTGTGGTGCTGATTGCGGTTTACATCCTGACCCTGGTCTTTTCGTTGAATACCCACAGCTATCTCTATGATGTGGGTCTCGTTGACTTAGAGGAAGGAGGCGAGGGTTCCGACCCTACCCATGTGCCCCATAAGCCCAACCTGTGGCTCTGGTTAGGTGTTTTGGTGGCTTCGACCCTCGCGGTTGCCTATGAATCCGAGATTTTTGTAGGGGTTGTGGAAGAAGCAACCTCAGGTCTGGGATTAACGCCCTTTTTTACCGGGGTAATTCTCTTGCCATTGGTCGGCGGTGCGGCTGAGTACGTCACTGCGGTGGGGGTCGCCGTCAAAAACAATATGGATCTTTCAGTGTCCGTTGCCATGGGATCTAGCCTCCTGGTTGCCCTCCTAGTCGCCCCAGCACTGGTACTGGTGGGTCTCGTCATTGGGCAACCCATGGATCTCAGCTTTAACCCCTTTGAGGTGGTTGCGGTGGCCGTTGCTGTCATCGTTGCAAACCTGATTAGTCTGGATGGGCGTTCCAACTGGTTAGAGGGAATCCTGCTCTTGGCAACCTATGTGATTTTAGGAGCAGCTTTCTTCTTTCAGCCCGGTTAGACAATCTACAACCAGTGGGAATCACCATAACTAGAAACGACTCAGATCGAGTCCTGCTTCTTTGGCAAAAGCCTGTAATCCTTTGTTCTCTAAGGTTTTGATGGCCTGAGTGGATAACCGTAGTCTTACCCAACGGTTCCCCTGAGGCCACCAAAGCCTTTTCCATTGCAAGTTAACTTCTTGTATCTTTTTGTTACGACGATGGGAGTGGGAAACCGCATAGGCATTGTTGGCCTGTTTCCCGGTTAGCTGACATTTGCGAGCCATAAATTCTCCAGACAACGGATTTTAAAGACACGATCCGTAATTATATCTGAAGTTTAGCGTCGATAGGAAGAGAATCTGACTTCATCTCTGATTGCAGGGTCAACGTTCCATCGTGCATCATCGCCCCAGACAGATTCACCCCTGTGAGATCGGTGCGATTAAAGCGGGCTCGACTGAGAATAGCACGGCTAAAGTTAGCTCCTGTGATGACTAAGCTACTCATCTCAGCGCGGCTGAGGTTAGCCTCTGTCAAGTTCACAGCCGTGAGGTTGGTTTCATTCAAGCGGGCACCACACAGGGTCGCTCGCACCAGGGTGGCCCCTGTGAGGTTGGTTTTTGTGAGATTCGCCTCGGCAAGAATGGCTCCGGTCAAGTCGGCACCCGTGAGGCTAACTTCGCTGAGATCGGCGCCCGTAAGGTTGGCAAAGGTCATTAGGGCACTGATCAAAACCGCTCTGGTTAAATTGGCTTCACTGAGGTTGGCCTGATTCAGATTTGCAGCACTTAAGACCGCTAGCCGCAGGTTGGCGCGGTTGAGGCCCGCATTGGTGAGAATGCACTTGATCAGATTGGCCTCACTTAAGTTAGCTTCGCTGAGGTTGACGCGGGTTAGGTCGGCTTCCGAGAGGGTCGCTCGCACCAGATTGGCACCACTAAGATTAGCTCCGGTCAAGTTCGCCCGAATCAGATTAGCGCCGCTGAGATTGGTCTCACTGAGGTTGGCATTACTCAAATCTTTGCCCCGTAGATCCATGCCGGTGAGATCGGCACGACTGAGACTAATTCCTCTCAAATCGGTCTGGTTGAAATCGGAGTCTAAAGTACCTTTGTATCCATTCAGTCCCGGAGACTGCTCTAGAAATTCCTGTGTATGCATGACGATTCCTCACCCAAATTTTGACGCGCACTTAAACCGCTAATGAAATATGGTGATCTAGATTGAATCGCTAAAGTTCCCAGATCATTGAACCGAGTTGGGATGCTCCGAAGGCGGTCTTTGACCATCTCCCTCTAAATTCCAGAGATTCGACCATATTTATGATTTAGTATGCCTGTAATTTCCAGTCGTGTGGTGACTAACCAGCCAGAATTTTTATAACTGAGTACAAAGAATTTAGCCACTTAATTGACATTGTACTTTCGCTGGTTTCAGGGGTGCGATCTGAGGATGATCATTGGCATATTCCACCTCTTAATGTTAGACCCCTCTTCACCATCCCTGGGTCGATCACTATTTTAGTACAAACAAACTAATGACCTTGACCGCCTTCCCCCAGAGTTTAAACCCTGTCCGCTGCATGAACGTGCTGCCATTAGCCCCATCAAAGTCATTCGCCAGAGCCATCTTCAGAGGCACATTCTCTCTCAGGCAACTGGGTTGACTCGTGCAGCGTCAAAGCATAATTTTAGGGTGGATAGCTTTGGAAAGGGTTGCCAGACAAAAAATCAGAGATCGCCAACCCTAATCCTTAGTATTGACGCGGCAGTAGTCTTCACCGTTTGACTTCGACCTAAGTCGGTCACCATTGTCACCTTGCCGTCCTGCACTGCTCCACTCCAGGCTTCTTCACCGACTTTCTATCACCTAACACTGCGGTTGTCTTCTCATAAGCAGTGTCAAGCCGATATGGCAATCCTAAATGAGTCGCAAACCAAATTAGCCTAAAATTCTTACCCAGAAAGGGTCAAAATTTACAAGTGACTTAGGACTGCTATAGTTTCAATAAGAGTTGCAACTGCTCGTGTTCTAAACGACCTGCTTCATATAAGGTTTGGGCAATTTCAGAAATTTTCAAAACAGCATGGCTGTGGTAGCCCTGCCGCTCAAGTTTTTCTTGTACTCCTTCTTCGTGATCAATTAATACGACCACATCTTTCACAACCAAGCCAACGGATTGTAATTTTTTCACCCCTTCGATCACACTCTTACCTGTGATGAGGATGTCATCAATGACAACAATGGTTTCTCCCTCACAAAATTGCCCTTCAACCAATCGACAGGTTCCGTGCGCCTTGACCTCCTTGCGGGGAAAAATCATGGGGTAGTTGAGACGTAATCCCAGACCAGTTGCTGTCGGTAATGAGCCATAGGGAATGCCAGCAATCCGGTCAAAATGCAAGCCTTTAAGTGTATTAGCATAGGCCGCAAGTACCTGCTCAAACACCTGAGGATGGGAAATGATTGTCCGCAGATCAATGTAATAGGGAAAGGTCGCACCAGAGGCTTGGACAAATTCCCCAAAGTGGATGCAACCAATATCATAGAGTTGCAAAATTAAATCCTTGTGGGGATGTTGATGCAATAGGCAGACATTCGGAAACCAGACAGAACAGGTGGGGTTTCCCTGGGCAATCGTTGATCTGATCTGATTGATGCCGTCACGTAGCGATCGCAGGGATTCTCGGGGAGATTCTTGAGCGCTGATCTCGTCAGGTGTGGGCATCAACAGTCCATCGCCGTTCGGAGTCAACCCTGCTTGCAGGAATTGCTCAAGGTCACTCAGTTCTGCTGGGAGTTCATCTGCTAGGATTAACCGCTCAGGGGCAATCGTCCGAATCCGACTAAAGACATCAATGGTTCCCCCAACTTCCAGACCTAACTGTTCGGGGATACCCCAGGTTTTGGCTTCTTCCACCAAATTTAGGTAAAAAGGTGATGGGGTTGTTGGATATTTCTGTAACCCCACAATGGATGGATTTGCAGTGGCACACAGGATAAAAACGCCCTTATCTGGATAAACCAGGAACGGGGTTACCCCATCCTGTCCGATGTAGGGATTGAGTGTAACAGCATCCACCTGCCAGGTTGCAAAGATCATCTGAGCAAAAATTGTACTGGTGTTGGGGTCGCTATGGTGGGTGTCCAAAATAACTGGAATATTGGGTGGAATGGCAGACAAGGTCTGATGCAATAATCCCAATCCTGAAGCCCCTAAAGCACGATAAAACTCCAACGTGAGGCGATAGGCACAGACTAAATCAGCTGTTTCCGCAATCAGAAATTGCAGCCACTCCTGCAAACCCCATATATGGCTGTGGGCACTTTCCCAAGAACCAAATTGTTGTGGCCAGTTCTTGGGATCAGGTGCTAATTCAAGATAGAGTAAACTTTGATTAAATTGAATAGATTTGTTTAATTTGTCGCAGAATTTCATGACTATTATTTGCAGAAGTGTTGAACGTTAGCTTAAAGCTAAGAAATTGGGTCGCTTTTGTAGATCATGCGTTTCACTTTAGGTGCCAATCAGGCCAGTTAATACGTTTATTCTCAATAAGTCGGGTTTTAAAATCCTACAAAGCGGACTGCCTGACACAAGAGTCTGAAAGGCTTATGGCGTCGTAGTTTGTGGGAAAAGATGGAGGTTATACACCAAATTTTTGAGTCCCAGTTGCGCCCGCACTCGCTCCAGACCAATCGCCCGCACCAGCTTGCCCCCCATCGTCATTATCCAGGCTCCAAAGACATCCTAACGAACCATGCAGTGACGAATGACCAATTGTGATTCAGCATTAAGACAAGGCATTTTCAACCTAGGACATCCCTCTGATGATGGTGAAACTCTCGGATTCACGCCAACTGACCGGACTGTCTGACCAGGAGGCCGCTGATCGCCTGCAGCAAGACGGTTTCAATGAATTACCCTCGACCCAGCAGCGTCATTTTCTGGCGATCGCCTGGGAAAATGTGCAGGAACCAATTTTTCTGTTGCTAATCGCCTGCGGAGTCATTTACCTGGTTTTAGGGGATGCCCAGGAAGCTTTAATCCTCCTAGGTTTTGTCTTCTTCATCGTTGGTATTAATCTTTACCAGGAACAGAAGACGGAGCGATCGCTGGAAGCTCTGCGGGATCTCTCCAGTCCCCGTGCCCTGGTGATTCGCA of the Neosynechococcus sphagnicola sy1 genome contains:
- the rpmB gene encoding 50S ribosomal protein L28 — encoded protein: MARKCQLTGKQANNAYAVSHSHRRNKKIQEVNLQWKRLWWPQGNRWVRLRLSTQAIKTLENKGLQAFAKEAGLDLSRF
- a CDS encoding pentapeptide repeat-containing protein, giving the protein MHTQEFLEQSPGLNGYKGTLDSDFNQTDLRGISLSRADLTGMDLRGKDLSNANLSETNLSGANLIRANLTGANLSGANLVRATLSEADLTRVNLSEANLSEANLIKCILTNAGLNRANLRLAVLSAANLNQANLSEANLTRAVLISALMTFANLTGADLSEVSLTGADLTGAILAEANLTKTNLTGATLVRATLCGARLNETNLTAVNLTEANLSRAEMSSLVITGANFSRAILSRARFNRTDLTGVNLSGAMMHDGTLTLQSEMKSDSLPIDAKLQI
- the cax gene encoding calcium/proton exchanger yields the protein MFIPISIAAEILEWGSLAVMITSALAIIPLAIWLSTATEEIALVTGPSIGGLLNAVFGNATELIISLVALNAGLIDIVKASITGTIISNLLLAMGLSMFLGGLRYKEQDFQPVVARVNGSTMTLAVIAMLLPTMVLSNSPGAESATKELSVTVSVVLIAVYILTLVFSLNTHSYLYDVGLVDLEEGGEGSDPTHVPHKPNLWLWLGVLVASTLAVAYESEIFVGVVEEATSGLGLTPFFTGVILLPLVGGAAEYVTAVGVAVKNNMDLSVSVAMGSSLLVALLVAPALVLVGLVIGQPMDLSFNPFEVVAVAVAVIVANLISLDGRSNWLEGILLLATYVILGAAFFFQPG
- a CDS encoding bifunctional orotidine-5'-phosphate decarboxylase/orotate phosphoribosyltransferase, translated to MKFCDKLNKSIQFNQSLLYLELAPDPKNWPQQFGSWESAHSHIWGLQEWLQFLIAETADLVCAYRLTLEFYRALGASGLGLLHQTLSAIPPNIPVILDTHHSDPNTSTIFAQMIFATWQVDAVTLNPYIGQDGVTPFLVYPDKGVFILCATANPSIVGLQKYPTTPSPFYLNLVEEAKTWGIPEQLGLEVGGTIDVFSRIRTIAPERLILADELPAELSDLEQFLQAGLTPNGDGLLMPTPDEISAQESPRESLRSLRDGINQIRSTIAQGNPTCSVWFPNVCLLHQHPHKDLILQLYDIGCIHFGEFVQASGATFPYYIDLRTIISHPQVFEQVLAAYANTLKGLHFDRIAGIPYGSLPTATGLGLRLNYPMIFPRKEVKAHGTCRLVEGQFCEGETIVVIDDILITGKSVIEGVKKLQSVGLVVKDVVVLIDHEEGVQEKLERQGYHSHAVLKISEIAQTLYEAGRLEHEQLQLLLKL